In a single window of the Mustela nigripes isolate SB6536 chromosome 17, MUSNIG.SB6536, whole genome shotgun sequence genome:
- the CBFB gene encoding core-binding factor subunit beta isoform X2 has translation MPRVVPDQRSKFENEEFFRKLSRECEIKYTGFRDRPHEERQARFQNACRDGRSEIAFVATGTNLSLQFFPASWQGEQRQTPSREYVDLEREAGKVYLKAPMILNGVCVIWKGWIDLQRLDGMGCLEFDEERAQQEDALAQQAFEEARRRTREFEDRDRSHREEMEVRGSQLLAVTGKKTTRP, from the exons ATGCCGCGCGTCGTGCCCGACCAGAGAAGCAAGTTCGAGAACGAGGAGTTCTTCAGGAAGCTGAGCCGCGAATGCGAG ATTAAGTACACGGGCTTCAGGGACCGGCCCCACGAGGAGCGCCAGGCGCGCTTCCAGAACGCCTGCCGCGACGGCCGCTCGGAAATC gCTTTTGTGGCCACAGGAACCAATCTGTCTCTCCAGTTTTTTCCGGCCAGCTGGCAGGGAGAGCAACGACAGACACCTAGCCGGGAGTATGTCGActtagaaagagaagcaggcaag GTGTATTTGAAGGCTCCCATGATTCTGAATGGAGTCTGTGTTATCTGGAAAGGCTGGATTGACCTCCAGAGACTGGATGGTATGGGCTGCTTGGAGTTTGATGAGGAGCGAGCCCAG CAGGAGGATGCATTAGCACAACAGGCCTTTGAAGAGGCTCGGAGAAGGACACGTGAATTTGAAGACAGAGACAGGTCTCATCGGGAGGAAATGGAGGTGAGAGGTTCACAGCTGCTGGCAGTAACTG